The following coding sequences lie in one Alloacidobacterium dinghuense genomic window:
- a CDS encoding ABC transporter ATP-binding protein has translation MATLTIDASQLRKTYGTRTAVRDLTLQVGRGEAFGFLGPNGAGKSTSIKMLLGLVKPTGGSALLLGQPVGTRAVRTRVGFLPEHFRFYDWLSASELIAFHGRLCGLAEDKLRRKIPQLLERVGLGAQHNKPIRSFSKGMMQRVGLAQAIVNDPEILFLDEPTSGLDPAGRKLVRDVIAEQCSRGATVFLNSHLLGEVEQSCDRVAFIQDGRIIGMYEMGAWQSAQTEVEIRVARVNSAAIEELKGFTQDLRLEGQVLRLRVVKVDHLPEVVRCLVEAGADVFSVVPQRVSLEDLFLQMMGPDPGL, from the coding sequence ATGGCAACTCTTACCATCGATGCGTCGCAGCTTAGGAAGACCTACGGAACTCGTACTGCCGTCCGCGACCTGACCCTCCAGGTCGGTCGCGGAGAGGCATTCGGATTTCTGGGTCCGAATGGTGCTGGCAAAAGCACTTCGATCAAGATGCTGCTGGGCCTGGTAAAGCCAACCGGTGGCAGCGCTCTACTACTTGGTCAACCGGTGGGCACACGCGCGGTGCGAACTCGCGTTGGCTTTCTACCCGAACATTTCCGCTTCTATGATTGGCTCTCAGCTTCAGAGCTGATCGCATTTCATGGGAGGCTATGCGGTCTGGCAGAAGACAAGTTGCGTCGGAAGATCCCGCAGTTGCTTGAGCGTGTCGGCCTCGGCGCGCAACACAACAAGCCCATTCGTAGTTTCTCCAAGGGAATGATGCAGCGCGTCGGCTTGGCACAGGCAATCGTCAATGACCCCGAAATCTTATTCCTGGACGAGCCCACTTCCGGCCTCGATCCAGCCGGACGTAAGCTTGTGCGTGACGTTATCGCGGAGCAGTGTAGTCGCGGTGCTACAGTCTTTCTTAACTCGCATTTACTCGGCGAAGTTGAGCAAAGCTGCGACCGCGTAGCCTTCATTCAGGATGGCCGAATCATTGGCATGTATGAGATGGGCGCGTGGCAATCAGCTCAGACGGAAGTTGAAATCAGAGTCGCGCGTGTTAACTCCGCCGCGATAGAGGAGCTCAAAGGATTCACTCAGGATCTTCGCCTGGAGGGGCAGGTTCTGCGACTGCGCGTAGTAAAAGTAGATCATCTTCCAGAGGTTGTTCGCTGTCTGGTCGAGGCCGGCGCGGACGTTTTCTCCGTCGTCCCGCAGCGAGTAAGCCTGGAAGACTTGTTTTTGCAGATGATGGGACCGGACCCCGGCCTATGA